One Nerophis lumbriciformis linkage group LG21, RoL_Nlum_v2.1, whole genome shotgun sequence DNA segment encodes these proteins:
- the LOC133620925 gene encoding uncharacterized protein, with translation MDVSLLPTPVTEYTNSRGLACFTVSSANSPSNSLTRRPGVRRDRASSAEVVARVEDIEERGKQTGLIGSSKRGRLIDDQDLRTDLISDFQTKTSSGINGKSRNEENELSGSIVSSSLTHNDTIDKKATDFGINRSRNYNPTSESETRTDWRKSNLTSRSRSVDWRSGARSPDRGTQRHDVSEWSSEENKLKESDTIGLKGRSMSSFRASAGGSQGRSIPRNYLEQTSEAMDGENSFPLKLKSSPEAICEREAGSIGTIRGQSILERIEKLYGSSKSDDLSKFRTFVSSEKDRCDGKGVLKVLPSSCDEEKGGTFPRRGSAVEKSYYSPVDTNGSYTGTHLDTNVPGFNSSPGPKTWAKLPVGHWQERIYGRYSDVGGVSGVTGSMETMSLDRARSRNTIANQIRMAQTAQSNTLLEQTSPSRVGSGSIDLGRESWQREKTETSRVNRTQRRFTQEKGNVTGEADLKGSYEDEFGSLRQNFRENTLGYTGTSETLSPLVSVRNKINQFEALTQRSQGFVKDQGALPRRALSVPTRLNSDHDGLKSESTIGSHHFGQREKGRKAEEKVGEGQLISQSQRSWSVDDSEKWVRDDLAKKEWTTIDRVNKYTVRNFSEYSRLNNTPKSHQKEDPLHSTNLHLDEPDLCKVSSDKDWRSTNTELPNDPEPRPYAELSGIKNVKPTLILLAVTDDDKTPTNTPNHSPLCSPVSLLTNTPLLVPTEKEIRRGPSTTMSPLAASSRSNLADLMFPDVTDVDAKGKKVLDLDAWVAGWKAWRNDDDDDASTQKDDNSNYDSDSGESSVTITSHMSLSDRRSFSVSLAELCYFTGTDYESENDDEWPGAVGNRSTSLRSDMSALSYVSVMPSEELDKLLEEVKGLGNSTVQDDINVVVLHKEIAVGLGFSIAGGVDQNKPVTVHKVFPTGVAAQEGSIGEGDQVLSINGTALGGHTHWEALRVLRRAKTREMGVVVLKRRGVSILKGEEGQTEEAAPTQIPDSGQAVEVCLEKKSRDLGFSLEGGADLGDKPLTIQKIFQGGPVDKICPGDEVMEIQGVSTVGMRRLEAWTLIRGLPPGPVDMVIRRPCKAPEP, from the exons ATGGATGTGTCTCTACTCCCCACTCCAGTGACTGAGTACACCAATTCAAGGGGTTTAGCGTGCTTCACTGTGAGTTCTGCCAACTCTCCCTCTAACAGTCTTACTCGCAGGCCAGGTGTTAGGCGAGACCGAGCTTCTTCCGCTGAGGTGGTGGCCAGAGTTGAGGACATTGAAGAACGAGGGAAGCAAACTGGATTAATTGGATCAAGCAAGAGAGGCAGATTGATCGACGACCAGGATCTGAGGACAGATTTGATATCTGATTTCCAAACCAAGACCTCGAGTGGAATCAATGGCAAAAGTCGGAACGAAGAAAATGAACTATCTGGAAGCATAGTGTCTTCCAGTCTGACTCACAATGACACAATAGACAAGAAAGCCACAGACTTTGGCATAAACAGAAGTCGTAACTATAACCCTACATCCGAGAGTGAGACTAGAACAGACTGGAGAAAGAGCAACCTGACAAGTAGAAGCAGGAGTGTCGATTGGAGGTCAGGAGCAAGAAGTCCTGATCGGGGCACGCAACGACATGATGTATCAGAATGGTCAAGTGAAGAAAACAAACTGAAGGAGAGTGACACTATAGGCCTTAAAGGTCGATCCATGTCTTCATTCAGGGCTTCTGCAGGGGGTTCTCAAGGCAGAAGTATCCCTAGAAATTATTTGGAGCAAACTTCAGAAGCAATGGATGGAGAGAACTCCTTCCCTTTAAAGCTAAAGTCTTCCCCTGAAGCTATCTGTGAAAGAGAGGCAGGCTCTATTGGGACTATAAGAGGCCAGAGTATATTAGAACGGATTGAGAAGCTCTATGGCTCATCAAAAAGTGACGATTTGAGCAAATTTAGGACTTTTGTTTCCTCAGAGAAAGACCGATGTGATGGAAAGGGTGTCTTGAAAGTTTTGCCAAGTTCTTGTGACGAGgaaaaaggaggaacttttcccAGGCGTGGCTCTGCTGTTGAGAAAAGCTACTATAGTCCAGTGGACACAAATGGATCATACACTGGGACACATTTAGACACCAATGTTCCAGGTTTTAACAGTTCACCAGGCCCAAAAACCTGGGCGAAATTACCAGTGGGACACTGGCAAGAACGAATCTATGGGAGGTATTCGGACGTAGGTGGAGTTAGCGGGGTTACAGGATCCATGGAAACAATGTCTCTGGATAGAGCAAGGAGCAGAAACACCATAGCTAATCAGATTAGAATGGCTCAGACTGCTCAGTCAAACACTTTATTAGAGCAGACATCTCCAAGCAGAGTGGGAAGTGGAAGCATAGATCTTGGAAGGGAAAGTTGGCAAAGAGAAAAGACTGAAACTAGCAGAGTAAATAGGACACAGAGAAGATTTACACAAGAAAAGGGAAATGTGACAGGAGAGGCTGATTTAAAAGGAAGTTATGAAGATGAGTTTGGGTCACTTCGACAAAACTTTAGAGAAAACACACTGGGGTACACGGGAACTTCGGAGACACTGTCCCCATTAGTGAGTGTGAGAAACAAGATTAATCAGTTTGAGGCTCTGACACAAAGATCTCAGGGTTTTGTAAAGGACCAAGGTGCCTTGCCCAGACGTGCCCTTTCTGTGCCAACTCGACTCAACAGCGACCATGATGGCTTGAAGAGCGAGTCAACAATTGGTAGTCACCATTTTGGGCAGCGGGAGAAGGGTAGGAAAGCAGAGGAGAAAGTAGGTGAAGGTCAACTGATAAGTCAGTCGCAAAGGTCTTGGTCAGTGGATGACAGTGAAAAATGGGTACGAGATGATTTAGCAAAGAAAGAATGGACAACTATAGATCGTGTTAACAAATACACAGTCAGAAATTTTAGTGAATATTCCAGGTTGAATAATACACCAAAATCCCACCAAAAAGAAGATCCTCTACATTCTACAAACTTACACTTAGACGAACCGGATTTGTGTAAAGTCTCAAGCGACAAAGACTGGAGAAGCACCAATACAGAGTTACCAAATGACCCTGAACCACGCCCGTATGCTGAGCTCTCAGGTATAAAAAATGTGAAACCTACCCTGATTTTATTAGCAGTTACTGATGATGACAAGACTCCGACAAACACCCCAAACCACTCGCCTCTATGCTCTCCAGTCTCATTACTAACCAACACTCCTCTACTTGTACCTACTGAAAAAGAAATTCGCCGAGGCCCTTCAACCACCATGAGTCCCCTTGCCGCCTCCTCTCGCAGCAACCTTGCAGATCTCATGTTTCCAGATGTCACTGATGTTGACGCAAAAGGAAAGAAGGTGTTGGACCTGGATGCTTGGGTGGCAGGCTGGAAGGCTTGGCGGAACGATGATGACGACGATGCAAGCACACAGAAAGATGACAATTCAAACTACGATTCAGATTCTGGAGAGTCCTCGGTAACCATAACCAGCCACATGAGCCTGTCAGACCGCAGGAGCTTCTCCGTCAG TCTCGCAGAACTGTGTTACTTTACCGGAACTGACTACGAATCAGAGAACGACGACGAGTGGCCAGGGGCAGTGGGCAATAGGTCGACATCACTGAGATCTGACATGTCAGCACTATCATACGTGTCTGTGATGCCCAGCGAGGAGCTCGACAAGCTACTGGAGGAAGTCAAGGGCCTGGGGAACAGCACCGTGCAG GATGACATTAATGTTGTGGTTCTCCACAAGGAGATTGCTGTCGGGCTGGGATTTAGTATTGCAGGAGGCGTCGACCAAAACAAACCAGTCACT GTCCACAAAGTGTTCCCCACTGGTGTGGCAGCACAAGAAGGCTCGATTGGAGAAGGGGACCAGGTCTTGTCAATCAATGGCACTGCGCTGGGGGGCCACACTCATTGGGAGGCTCTGAGGGTCCTGAGACGAGCCAAGACTCGTGAGATGGGAGTGGTGGTCCTGAAGAGGAGGGGCGTCAGCATCTTGAAGGGGGAAGAAGGTCAGACTGAGGAAGCAGCGCCAACTCAGATCCCAGACTCAG gtcAGGCTGTTGAAGTGTGTCTGGAGAAGAAAAGCAGGGATCTGGGCTTCAGTTTAGAGGGAGGTGCTGATCTGGGAGACAAACCACTCACCATACAGAAGATCTTCCAAG GCGGTCCAGTGGACAAGATATGTCCTGGTGATGAGGTGATGGAGATCCAAGGTGTGAGCACGGTAGGAATGAGGCGCCTGGAGGCCTGGACTTTGATCCGAGGACTTCCTCCTGGACCTGTAGATATGGTAATACGCCGGCCTTGTAAAGCTCCGGAACCGTAG